The Saccharomonospora glauca K62 genome has a segment encoding these proteins:
- a CDS encoding helix-turn-helix domain-containing protein yields the protein MIRVLVVDDDFMVAKVHSGYVDRTPNFTVFGSRRPGTAPLPKGLTEQTAELVKAALTDHPEGLSAMECAHATSLSRPSARRYLEHFVETGRAEVRLRYGNTGRPERQYHWRG from the coding sequence GTGATCCGCGTACTGGTGGTCGACGACGACTTCATGGTGGCGAAGGTGCACAGCGGATACGTCGACCGCACGCCGAACTTCACCGTGTTCGGAAGCCGGCGTCCGGGCACGGCGCCCCTGCCCAAGGGGCTCACCGAGCAGACGGCGGAGCTGGTGAAAGCCGCTCTGACCGACCACCCGGAGGGGCTTTCGGCCATGGAGTGCGCGCACGCCACGAGCTTGTCCCGGCCGAGCGCGAGACGGTATCTGGAGCACTTCGTCGAAACCGGCCGGGCGGAGGTGCGACTGCGTTACGGCAACACCGGTCGTCCCGAGCGGCAGTACCACTGGCGAGGCTGA